The DNA segment ATAAAGTTTGCAAACTTAATCGCAATTTTCTTCTCTACTTTAATACATTTTCTTGTTCTTAATCTCTTCTACCCATTAACAAAGATGCCCAGTAAAGCAATTGTGCTAATGATCCTAAAGCAGCTACCACATAAGTTCTAGCAGCCCATGTCAAAGAATCTTTTACTCCAACATACTCTTCTGCAGTTACCGTACCCGTCGTTTTCAACCATTTCATCGCACGATTACTTGCGTCATATTCGACTGGTAATGTGATAAAAGCAAATAAAGTGGTGACTGCGAATAAAGCAACACCAATCGCCAGAACGGTCGTATTTCCATTAGGATTTTCAATAGTACGCGTTGCTCCCATCAAAATAATACCAGCTATTAATACAAATTGCATTAGTCTGGAACTGATGTTAACCATAGGCACTAACTTTGAACGAAGTTGTAACATCGAATACCCTACTGCATGCTGTACAGCATGGCCACACTCGTGAGCTGCTACTGCAGCGGCTGCAGCATTTCTTTGCATATAAACACCTTCTGATAAATTAACAGTCTTATCTGCAGGATTATAATGGTCGGTTAATTGACCAGGAACGGAAATTACTTTAACATCATTAATATTGTTATCTCGCAACATTTTCTCAGCAACCTCTTTACCAGACATTCCATTGCGTAAATGAACTTGTGAGTAGTGCGCAAACTTCGATTTTAAACGAGAAGATACCAACCAACTCACCAGCATTGAAATTCCAATAATTACATAATATCCGTACATTCTTTCTACTTTTTTATATTTTAATAATCGACTATTTACTAATAAAAAACGTGCCAAAGTTTTTAGTTATAAATGAATGAATTACCTTTGTTTTCTCAAATTATACCAAATGTCTGCCATTTCTATTATTGAAGTAAAAAACGAAAAGGATTTAATAAAATTCATCAAATTTCCGATGGAACTTTACAAAACTAATGAAAATTATGTTCCGCCCTTAATCAATGATGAAAAAAATATTTGGAACCCCAAAGAAAATGCCGCTTTAGACTTTTCGGAGTTCAAAACATATCTGGCTTTTCAAAATGAAAAAGTGGTTGGTAGAATTGCGGTAATGATTAATTACAAGGAAGTTAAAGAATTAGGAATTAATAAAGTACGATTCGGATGGCTCGATTTTATTGATGATATCTCTGTCTCAAAAGCACTTATTGATAAAGCTAAAGATTTTGCTCTCGAAAAAGAAATGACCATGATCGAAGGTCCGATGGGTTTTACCAACTTAGATAAGGCAGGCCTGCTCACAATGGGTTTTGATAAAATAGCCACCATGATAGGACTGTATAATTACTCTTACTATTCCGAGCATTTGGAAAAGTTAGGATTGGTAAAAGAAAAAGAATGGGTGGAATTTGAATTGGATTTCCCCGAAGTTTTATCAGAAAAGGTACAGAAATTTAGCAGTTTAATTGCAGAGAAATATAAGCTGCGGGTTTTAGAATTTAAAAATAAAAAGGAAATTCTTCCTTATGTGCGTCCTATGTTTAAGTTATTGGATGAAACCTATAAAACGCTATCAACTTACACCCCAATTTCAGAAGAGCAGATTCTTACCTACAAAGAGAAATATTTTAATTTTATAGATAAAGATTATATCGTTTGTATTGTCGATGAACATGATGAATTGATCTCTTTTGCGATTACAATGCCTTCTTATTCTAAAGCTTTACAGAAAGCAAATGGAAAATTATTTCCATTTGGATGGTACCATTTCTTACAGGCTGGAAAAAAGAATTTGCGGGCCAATTTTTATCTAATAGGTATTCATCCTGATTATCAAAGAAGAGGCGTTACTTCTATCATTTTTAAAGAAATCTGGAAAAATTTTAGTAAAAAAGGGGTAAAAATTCTAGAAACAAATCCAGAGTTAGAAGAAAACAAAAGCGTACAAGTTCTTTGGCAAGATTATAATCCGGTTAATCACAAGCGACGAAGAACCTACGCTTTGGATCTTACATCTCAAAAAAAATGAAGAATTATGAAAAAACAGTTGTACATCTACATGGGAATGATTCTAGCATTCTTCGCCTATAATCAGTTTTTTCGAGTAGAAGATGAGCAGACCAATGCGATCATTAACATTTTATTTGCGAGCTTTCTTTTTCTGTACATTGGGTATATTGCCTATTTAGTTTTAAAAAGATTGAAAGACACCAGTAAAAAATAGCTATTTTTAACAATTCTAAATTAAGAAATAGAATTTTTTGAATAATATTTGAGTGAAGGAAATTTCACTTTTACATCTTAATTCATTAAATTTGCAAGATCAAGAAAATTACGTTTACATGAATGTTCC comes from the Chryseobacterium sp. SNU WT5 genome and includes:
- a CDS encoding zinc metallopeptidase, yielding MYGYYVIIGISMLVSWLVSSRLKSKFAHYSQVHLRNGMSGKEVAEKMLRDNNINDVKVISVPGQLTDHYNPADKTVNLSEGVYMQRNAAAAAVAAHECGHAVQHAVGYSMLQLRSKLVPMVNISSRLMQFVLIAGIILMGATRTIENPNGNTTVLAIGVALFAVTTLFAFITLPVEYDASNRAMKWLKTTGTVTAEEYVGVKDSLTWAARTYVVAALGSLAQLLYWASLLMGRRD
- a CDS encoding GTP cyclohydrolase, whose amino-acid sequence is MSAISIIEVKNEKDLIKFIKFPMELYKTNENYVPPLINDEKNIWNPKENAALDFSEFKTYLAFQNEKVVGRIAVMINYKEVKELGINKVRFGWLDFIDDISVSKALIDKAKDFALEKEMTMIEGPMGFTNLDKAGLLTMGFDKIATMIGLYNYSYYSEHLEKLGLVKEKEWVEFELDFPEVLSEKVQKFSSLIAEKYKLRVLEFKNKKEILPYVRPMFKLLDETYKTLSTYTPISEEQILTYKEKYFNFIDKDYIVCIVDEHDELISFAITMPSYSKALQKANGKLFPFGWYHFLQAGKKNLRANFYLIGIHPDYQRRGVTSIIFKEIWKNFSKKGVKILETNPELEENKSVQVLWQDYNPVNHKRRRTYALDLTSQKK